In one window of Henckelia pumila isolate YLH828 chromosome 1, ASM3356847v2, whole genome shotgun sequence DNA:
- the LOC140875020 gene encoding protein JOKA2-like: MEASTLVIKVKYGDCLRRFNASVTDDKLGLSMGKLMEKICILFNLPTDTELTLTYIDEDGETVTLIDDEDLRDVVKQGLDPLRITVTMNEEKKSSSSTPLSSPPVQQQFQNINSFVSEILKPIPDPLHERLAKLLTDLVPNSSSSAAGITPGTAAIIEYFSNMGLGYLSQSLELQARVRPSSQNDVPERRETVTETKDSGLSKVDPTTPLKSQSQGGYEKQLPPNNENSPKFKSVATMVDPTPLKAQSQGGSEKPLHSPKLKSEATMKIQDVKASTPEGSMEASSSKAPGISDVARSIDGINKNHCDSEPILPKSRLVPDNVGEKVNKAIGPHLGPNPAFVGAHDCMKGWTPCDPGNSPHIVPHSGGFSSCTQPLADPPATYPYHWPSTGLHDFYARWLYSLNSQVPRGMEVNLGVSKLDSCFIADVTMSDGTIITPSTTFTKIWRMRNNGTLAWPENTRLVWDGGNKLSNSCSVELQIPAAGLAVNQEFDVAVDFISPELPGRCISYWRMAAPSGLTFGQCVWVHIQVQATTEEAQHGVRGLNLNLPPVNNALTGPKVNNAVMDPLVKDSRPEEVSEPITPLPNIEQDMEFPIPDSSMIGSGATNLAPTSPSWTLNPVGDRSDMASAVYPPPYMHYPAPPPQLTFYPTQPFLYSQPAPAVFYPIQPPEPSLLYPPPPNFYSPPPPTPPTISPPHPVSLHDYTSPSPPPSYSRLSPAGDTLENSEGVQGIEELEEKLLWELEALGFSEVELNREILRFHEYDFQQTLIDLCGGNTL, from the exons ATGGAGGCTTCTACTTTGGTGATCAAG GTAAAATATGGGGATTGTCTCAGGCGTTTCAATGCAAGTGTTACAGATGATAAATTGGGTCTTAGTATGGGCAAACTGATGGAGAAGATTTGTATCCTTTTCAACCTTCCTACTGATACTGAGCTCACACTTACTTACATTGATGAAGATGGGGAGACAGTTACTCTGATTGATGATGAAGATCTCCGAGATGTTGTGAAACAGGGCCTGGATCCTCTGAGGATCACGGTTACAATGAATGAAGAAAAGAAGAGCTCATCTTCTACTCCCTTGAGTTCCCCTCCAGTGCAACAACAGTTTCAAAACATTAACTCTTTTGTCTCTGAAATTCTAAAACCTATACCCGATCCTCTACATGAGAGACTTGCAAAGCTCTTGACTGATTTGGTACCTAACTCGTCTTCTTCTGCTGCTGGTATAACTCCAGGTACCGCGGCGATTATTGAATACTTTTCCAACATGGGTTTGGGCTATCTTTCCCAGAGTTTAGAACTCCAAGCTAGGGTGCGGCCTAGCTCACAAAACGATGTTCCTGAAAGAAGGGAAACTGTGACAGAGACCAAAGATTCTGGTTTGTCCAAGGTTGATCCTACTACTCCATTGAAGTCCCAATCACAAGGAGGATATGAAAAGCAGTTGCCTCCGAATAATGAGAACTCACCAAAATTCAAGTCTGTGGCAACCATGGTTGATCCTACCCCATTGAAGGCCCAATCACAAGGAGGATCTGAAAAGCCGTTGCACTCACCAAAACTCAAGTCTGAGGCGACCATGAAAATCCAAGATGTGAAAGCTAGTACACCTGAAGGAAGCATGGAGGCATCATCTTCAAAGGCACCTGGTATTAGTGATGTGGCTAGGTCGATTGACGGCATCAACAAAAATCATTGTGATTCAGAACCCATTCTCCCTAAATCAAGACTTGTGCCTGATAACGTCG GAGAGAAGGTCAATAAGGCTATTGGACCTCACCTTGGACCAAACCCGGCATTTGTTGGTGCACATGATTGTATGAAGGGTTGGACCCCATGTGATCCCGGGAACTCTCCGCACATTGTTCCCCATTCCGGTGGTTTTAGCAGCTGTACACAACCACTCGCTGATCCCCCTGCGACATATCCATATCACTGGCCTTCTACAGGGTTGCATGATTTT TATGCCCGGTGGCTCTATTCATTGAACTCACAAGTTCCCCGGGGTATGGAAGTTAATCTGGGTGTATCCAAGCTAGATAGTTGCTTCATTGCGGATGTCACCATGAGTGATGGCACTATTATAACTCCATCAACTACATTTACCAAGATTTGGCGCATGAGGAACAACGGTACACTTGCTTGGCCCGAAAACACAAGACTTGTTTGGGATGGAGGAAATAAGTTGAGCAACTCATGTTCTGTAGAATTACAG ATTCCTGCGGCTGGTTTGGCGGTCAACCAGGAGTTTGATGTCGCAGTTGATTTCATTTCTCCCGAGCTTCCAGGTCGATGTATCTCTTATTGGAGAATGGCTGCACCATCTGGGCTAACCTTTGGGCAATGTGTTTGGGTCCACATCCAG GTTCAAGCTACCACTGAAGAGGCACAACATGGTGTTCGGGGCTTGAACCTAAATTTACCCCCGGTAAATAATGCCTTAACTGGCCCCAAAGTCAATAATGCTGTAATGGATCCACTGGTGAAAGACAGTCGCCCGGAGGAAGTATCTGAACCTATTACACCGTTGCCAAACATTGAACAGGATATGGAGTTTCCTATCCCTGACAGTTCAATGATAGGAAGTGGTGCAACAAACTTGGCACCAACTTCCCCTTCGTGGACCTTAAACCCTGTTGGCGATCGGTCGGATATGGCATCAGCAGTGTACCCTCCACCATATATGCACTATCCAGCTCCACCACCTCAACTGACCTTTTATCCAACTCAGCCATTTCTCTATTCTCAACCGGCACCAGCTGTGTTCTATCCTATTCAACCACCAGAACCATCTCTGCTATATCCTCCGCCACCAAATTTCTATTCACCACCGCCACCAACTCCTCCGACGATCTCTCCTCCACATCCGGTTTCGCTCCATGACTATACTTCACCATCACCACCTCCGTCCTATTCTCGGCTCTCACCTGCTGGAGATACACTAGAAAACTCAGAAGGGGTTCAAGGAATTGAAGAATTAGAGGAGAAGCTTCTGTGGGAACTCGAGGCGTTGGGCTTCTCTGAGGTTGAGTTAAACAGGGAGATCTTGAGGTTTCATGAGTATGATTTCCAGCAAACACTGATAGATCTTTGCGGAGGTAACACACTTTAG